CTTACTGTGGGGTTGGTGTATTGCTTGCTGAACCTTAGTCCCATTTCCACTTGCTGTGTCATCAGTGGTTATGGTCCTGTTGGAGGGCTCTCCGCCACTGCATCTGCAACCACCTATAAACCTTTAGTCCAGACACTCTCTGCCTCCCACATCCTTAAAGGAACATGCAGACATGAATGTTACTCCACATATATTGCAGGCATACAGGGAAAAAGCAAAGCCTCCAGTTAGAGGCACGCGTTGATTTGCTATTAAGTgcgcttttctttttccttacCCACTTGTTGTCCCTGGGACTTTTTAGTTGTCGCAGCTTGTCGTCCTTGCTGCGTGACGCAGATGCAGCCTGTTGTGCCTGTAAACGAGTAAACTCGAATGTTTTAGTTTACTAATGCACAGGCTGCTGTCAAACCGGTCTGCTCGCGTCCCAAggttttttattaattgttaGCTGATCAAGCAATTGTTCTGGTGACGatgaaacagctttttaaaatccaACTTTTGAGGACCTTCAGTGGAAATCCATTCTTTACCCAGCTGTGTTTGtcagaatagatttttttttatataaaagaaacaaaaacttgaaaatgacgcacacacgcacgcacacacagctgGATAGCATCTAAATGTTTATGATTTAGACTTTACAACTAGAAAGTAACATTAGCAGCATTGCACAGTCGTTAACATTGATTGAACAAccaatgtgttgttttttcagtTACATGTCATAATTTCATGGATTGTGCAAGTTTATTGGacaaataataatgtttttttttttttcctgaggatCCCGAGGGAAGGTTATTGGGCCAGGAATTTCTCcaggaggagaaagagagaggcgTTAGTGTAGGTGCAAATGCAGTATGAGTTGAATGATTGAGTTGAAATCTTATTCATTTCTTGGTTTGCCGACAGAAGAGAGAGATGCTGGCAATGAATGATGGAGCAAGGTGGGTGGTTTGTGTTTTTCCAGGTTTGTATGCTCCAGTCTGGGGGTTGTGCTGGTGGGCAGGCAGGGGTGAGGCTACGAAGTCCGTGGAGGAAACCAGGCATCAAGGTATGTACTGAAAGTTTGTCTTTAAGTTTCCCGAACGAGTTCTGAGCATCCATTGGAAAACAGGCTACCACAAACAGAGCTGACCATCAGACCAGGAAGGGGCATCTGCCAGATCCTGTCATAATGCCACTAGTCTGAGGAGATGAAGCTCAGGTGTGGAGGCCTGCCAGCAGATCGGCTACACCCACTATATAAAAGTGAGCACAGCTTTCCAGGACATGacacattatttacattttgataCTACTTTCGGTAAAGTGAACATGttcaaaaacacatattttagcGGGTTTTGTTGTATCTTTTGGAGTCAGTCATTTAAAGTTAATCAATAGTGGTTGAGAAAGGGAGGCAAATCTTTATAATTCACAGAATGGACCCTAATTTGTATCTTATTCTTTAGAAATTCTGCTACATAATCTAGGTTTTAGGCCTATATTTTTTCCCGACGTTACTACAGTTTTTAGCAGTTTACTCCTAAGCTCTCGTAGATTACGCTGTTAAGAACAAGAAAATATTTGAACTCTTTGGAGCACGACTCCACTGATGACATCTAAGTACCAAAGATCACAAGTTCCATTAATTTTACTAACCTTACTAAACATATACGTTCGTATTTATAAATTGACTTGTGTGAATTTTACTTCTCTTGAGGGCCCCCTGCTGGTTTGGAGGAAGCAACCAGATGTTTATCAGGTCTGCTTtaagtttcttttctttttcctccattttagATGGATTTTGCAGCATATTGCcaaattattttacattctCTAATTGCTCTTgggttgactttttttttttttagtttagcaAGTGAAAACAAAGTTTGGCATTTAGTAAAGCTATCACTTAAACCCCTGAGCATGAGCCTCTTGTCACATTTTCACACAGGCGCACCCCATGCATGCAGTGATATTTCCTCTAATGGTGAGCCAGCTCCTCTAGGTCTGCCATAATCCACCCAAAGCAAATACGTTGTGCCTTTGACATACATCGCATTAATCTTATTACACCTTTATTTGCGTCTGAGATGAATGCACACATTGTTATCTGCGGCAACCTCACACTGAACCAGGAGCCGACTGCTCTTGCGTAAAGCATCTGGAAAACCCTGGACACGGTGTACCCAGGGTCAGTGAGGAGCTAAGCACACAGACTTAACAGAGATGCTGCGCCTAATGGGGCGTTGCCATGGCAGGACCAAGTATGGAGAAGTATAAAAAGAGGAAAGGTCACTGAACGCACCTCAGTCGTTGACAGAAACCGAGGCAGACAAACCAGTGAGGTATGTGGATCAATTTGGATTAATACAAGCATTTTAATCTGAATGTAAAACTGCTTTCAAACATCAATTTATTACTTGGAGTACTTTGAACCGTGTGAAACAGGAATCTACTCACTTCTGAAACAATCTACTCACTTCTGACAGCAACTCGtcatattgtttgatttttcttgattattgttgttattgtcATCATTTTGCCATCAAATCTGTAATTTTGAATTGCTGTTTATATTATGTGTTGTTTGTCTGGAACAGGCGTCGTTGCAGAGCAGAACAATGAAGTTGTTGGTCCTGGCTTTAACCCTCGCCCTGCTGTTTATAGCTGGTGAGTCTGTCACTAATTCTCCACTGgacaaacacaaacttctgCTGCGGTGCAACAGGAGGACCTATCTATCTGCAATAAATTACAACATCAGCATACACGGCCTTGCACAAGGATTTCCCCTCCTTGAACTTTGCCACGTTCttcatgtttttacaaaaacaccaatgaattttgttgggatttaaaGCGAtagacacacaaaaaagttgTGCGTATTtggaaagtggaaggaaaatgataagttttctaatttttcttaccaaaaaaaaaagaagaaattctaAAAAGTGAGGCATACATATTTGATCTGCCTTCTTTACTTTGAAACCCCTACACAAGAACTCGGTTCAATCAGTTGCCTCCATAACCCACCTTTTTATTAATAGTCGGCCTATGTGGACCATTGTTCTGCAAAGGctaatgttgttaaaaaaacattagtgaataaacagcatcatgaagaccaagaaacccATTAGACATGCTAGGGTTAAATATGTAAAGAGATTTAAAGTGCTTTTAGGTCATGAAACAACTTCCCAAGCTTTGAAAATCTGACAAAACACTTCAATCCACcatgtgaaaatgaaaagattattttttacaaagaagaacatttaaaaatatcccTGTCTCGAGTGGAAGAGATgctagagacataccccaaaagattTGCAGCTTTAATTGCACCAAAGGGGGGTCTACAAAGTGTTGTGTCGGGGGATAACTGTATATGCACgccacagttttcagatttttgtcagaaaaaaatcCAGGTCTATTGCATACAATACCTGTGGTTGTATGGTTGTAACAATATGCGAGAAAGTTTAGTTGGTCACCGCaaatgtgtttcatttaaaCTTACCTCATATTACTACAATCATAATGTTTTGTTCCCAGGATGTATttcggaagaaaaaaaacaacccatcaTCAATATATAATTAGACACCTAAAAAAAGTTGCCTGAAGTGTCCAATATTATCTTCTGATTTCAGGCGAGACGCTGGACTGTCGTCGCTGCGTCCCACAACGGGCCGGAGGTACCTGTCAGAACACAGTGGAGACCTGCGCACCAAATAAGAATGCTTGCATTGCGGCCAAGTTCACCCGAGAACCATGTGAGTTTCTCAAagtaaaataacagcaaaaagtCCAGTAGTTTGAACTTCTGCTTATAGTAAACAGCACCCAAGCAGTTATAGAGAGAAGATCTTTTAGATTATTTGAATTTTCTACATGTGTCCAGTTGTGCAAAGAAGCAGGGGtgttaaattaagaaaaaatgttttgctttgttcattttttttgtccgtTGTTAAAAACACGAAACTATCAAACGTCACCTGCTAAACTGCCGAATGTTCTCCTTTTATACTAAAACAATTcttcattttttgtttctctccctAGTTGGCCGTTTCCAGAGGTGCATAGCTCTCTCTGACTGCAAATTGCTCGAAATGAACGCCTACATAAAAGTCAAGTGCTGCACCGAAGACATGTGCAACACCTTTTAAGACTTGGAATCAAAGAAAAGTGACCAGCTGAGCATCGAGGACCTAACCTCGAATGGGTCCCAAGGCAGAATGCAGCTCCGGTGGGCATTTAGTGCAGTTTTTAGAACGACGTGCTGAATAAAAAGAGCGTGGAGAAAAATATGTGCCTCCATATGTTGTTTCATTCCTATGGGACCAAGCCTGTGGagctttgtatttatttatttattttttgccagaaTTCACAGCATATAATGCATCAGTACTTTTAAATACCAACAGGTTTCACAGGTTTGGATTTATCTTGGATTTTCCCTAATCCACACAAGATGAAGATCGaggctcactttttttttttatatactccTCCATAATGTTTGTATGGTTGGTTTGCTGACACTTACCTagtttttaaaggagcaataagcgattttTCACCACTAGTTGCAGCTTGAGCATTGTGTGTACatcaaaacaagatgtgtatcaagccacgcctctctctatcTACACTCCAGCACTTCCCCTGCTCACCCATTGGCTCCTATGAGCTTATTTGCTCATAGgataaaaacagcagtacaGCATCACCTtccagaggaacatgtctagtgaagaagtaaataactaataactttataatgctgttagcaagagaaatTTTTGATCCGATGGGCGTGCTCTCTGCCATTTTATGCCtggcggtggcattttatgggcagggagggggcaGCTGTTCATGTGAACGTATGTGCGGCcatgtaaacaagagattggagaataacacagagagatagtgtatgacgtttaaccatagtccatctaaaaagatacatttagttcttcagaaaacatttttttagttctttttatatctaaaataatgaattgcgcttattgctcctttaagattGGCACAGTAATTTCCAGTAAGCTTGAGATTGGGGTTTTGCTGAGGACATTCAGTAAATCAATATCAGActtcaaaaactatttttggTGTGTCTTTGGGGTCATTGTTCTATTGGGACACAAGATTGTGTCCAAATTCCAACCGTGTAACCCTTGACGTAAACTGgttagaaagttaaaaaaataaccaagaaACCAGCAAAGCTCAAGCTTATTATGAACTGGAAGCTGCCGGAACACGTCTGTCGTCATTTACAGTGTTTGACACGAACAGACTAAAATTCACATGAACGTCCTTTAACgaacaaaattactttaaaaagtgttccaaagagaaaaaaaacaaacattaagctACTGGGAGATGGCAgcaaaaactatatatatttgGAAGAGTCAAGATGACGCCTTTAAGAAAAACATAGCAATACTACGGCAACTGTTAAAGGAGTGTAGCgtaagttccagagtttttgcagacgtctgacccctctggcgacaagttgcaatgacaccagtgttgtgcacgtgcatgagagaagaggaaaagcatctaccgctgcgactgcacaggtcctTTTTAGAGACGTAATGTCCTCTGAggtgagaatgttataaagatTGACGTTAGCCCCTGTTCTCTCGATAATGTGTCAGTGGCAGCCGAGACTCAACAGAGTAGCCAGGTGAACACCCACGCAcacaccagtgttgtagtcaagtcactatgcctcgagtccgagtccaggtttgagtctccagtgttcaagtccgagtcaaagtccaagtcattaaaaaaatccgagtcaagtccgagtcgagtcaccaTTAATCCaagtcgagtccttattgatcaagtcgagtccaagttccgcactaaagtaagcatagcctacttttttttaaatataaaaaaaatcataatcatacaccaaataatattctaatgacatattaaaattatagcctaatgatataaaaaaagtcgagtctttttctcaatttccgagtcagaatgatctgaatgtaggagtccgagtccaagttcgagtcatcagtgctcaagtccaagtcaagtcacgagtctctaaatttagctaatgactaggactcgagttcgagtctcggacttgagtactacaacactggcacACACCCAGAGAATACGACCCGATTCACTCTTAcgaactgactaatggagccttTAGAGGCAACTGTGTTACTCATTTTACACGTCGgccaattgtaagggcatgtatgggaaaggaTATAgtgcaatgcacctttaaggatggtgatggcagcatgcTAGTAAAGTGTATGGACTAATGAAAATGGGGGACTACTTGCAAGTTCTTTAACTTCCCCTAAAACCAACTTCTAGACAGGTACAATTTCCCATGGTTTTATTAAAAccagctttagaaaaaaacaggtCAGCATCGAgctgaaaaagttcaatataaatcattttctttACTGATTTATACTAAACTGATTCTTTTTGTATCATCTCTCATAGCTTGTTTCTTTTTGATTTCTTCATTAAATATGCAGGTAAgcaaagcaaaaagcaaaaatgtaacCGTTCTCATATTGCAAAAGGTATAATTGCCTA
This genomic window from Fundulus heteroclitus isolate FHET01 chromosome 6, MU-UCD_Fhet_4.1, whole genome shotgun sequence contains:
- the ly97.3 gene encoding CD59 glycoprotein, which encodes MKLLVLALTLALLFIAGETLDCRRCVPQRAGGTCQNTVETCAPNKNACIAAKFTREPFGRFQRCIALSDCKLLEMNAYIKVKCCTEDMCNTF